A portion of the Oncorhynchus gorbuscha isolate QuinsamMale2020 ecotype Even-year linkage group LG19, OgorEven_v1.0, whole genome shotgun sequence genome contains these proteins:
- the LOC124005873 gene encoding coatomer subunit beta'-like: MQIVINPKDNNQLSSASLDRTIKVWQLGSSTPNFTLEGHEKGVNCIDRYTGGDKPYLVSGADDRLVTNWDYQNKTCLQTLEGHTQNVSCVSFHPELPIILTGSEDGTVRVWHFSTHRLENTLNYGMERVWCVCGQRSANSVALGYDEGSIIIKLKDDPWERLRYRTERGCPCPWLSKTWAAVRSTPRPSSTTPTAGLWWCVRNKSFGSAQEFVWGHDSSE; the protein is encoded by the exons ATGCAGATCGTCATTAACCCTAAAGACAACAACCAGTTATCCAGTGCCTCCCTGGACAGGACCattaag GTGTGGCAGCTGGGTTCTTCCACCCCTAACTTCACTCTGGAGGGCCATGAGAAAGGAGTCAACTGTATCGACCGTTACACTGGAGGGGACAAGCCCTACCTTGTATCAGGAGCTGACGACCGCCTGGTCACGAACTGGGACTACCAG aaTAAGACATGTTTGCAGACTCTAGAGGGCCATACCCAGAATGTGTCCTGTGTCAGCTTTCACCCTGAGCTGCCAATCATCCTCACTGGCTCCGAGGACG GCACCGTGAGAGTCTGGCATTTCAGCACGCACCGCCTGGAGAACACACTGAACTATGGGATGgagcgtgtgtggtgtgtgtgtggccagcGAAGTGCCAATAGTGTGGCGCTGGGATATGATGAAGGCAGCATCATCATCAAG ctcaaggatgatccatgGGAGAGGCTGAGATACAGGACGGAGAGAGGCTGTCCCTGTCCCTGGCTGTCAaagacatgggcagctgtgagatctacccccagaccatccaGCACAACCCCAACGGCAG gtTTGTGGTGGTGTGTGAGGAACAAGAGCTTCGGTTCAGCACAGGAGTTTGTCTGGGGCCACGACTCCTCAGAATAA
- the LOC124004942 gene encoding proline-rich extensin-like protein EPR1 yields the protein MVQIFKNFKQKKSFKPDSGQKRPKHPQSSHRDPNLLKHPPHRDPNLLKHPPHRDPNLLKHPPHRDPTLLKNPPHRDPNLLKHPPHRDPNILKHPPHRDPNILKHPPHHDPNLLKHPPHRDPNLLKHPPHRDPNLLKHPPHRDPNLLDRPSCNLLPTATKPSCNLPPPTCSLLPSATQPSCNLRPTVTQPSCNLRPTVTQLSCDFRPTVTQPSCNLRPTVTQPSCNLRPTATQPSCDFRPTEFQLTSNLLTTAIQPTCNLPPQGTNLHLTSPHRPNPHETSTTHRPNPHVTSTTQTSSLSVTSPQQPNPPVTFSPKLSNPPVTFSPKLSNPPVTFSPKLSNPPVTFSPKLSNPPVTFSPKLSNPPVTSSPKLFNPPVTFSPKLSNSPVTFSPKLSNPPVTFSPKLSNPPVTSSPKLSNSPVTFSPKLSNPPVTFSPKISNSPVTFSPKLSNPPVTFSPKLSNPPVTFSPKLSNPPVTFSPKLSNPPLSNPPVTFSPKLSNPPVTFSPKLSNPPVTFSPKLSNPPVTFSPKLSNPPVTFSPKLSNPPVTFSPKLSNPPVTFSPKLSNSPVTFSPKLSNPLVTFSPKLSNPPVTFSPKLSNPLVTFSPKLSNPPVTFSPKLSNPSVTFSPKLSNPPVTFSPKLELVCIATMESFFMLRYLAEKVLTAQENKEGVTEDGIEDSFEEVVKTGLWVGDCFIYTSSVNKLNYYVGGEIVTIAHLDR from the exons ATGGTCCAAATATTCAAAAACTTCAAGCAGAAGAAGTCTTTTAAACCAGACTCTGGGCAGAAG CGACCCAAACATCCTC AATCCTCCCACCGTGACCCAAACCTGCTGAAGCATCCTCCCCACCGTGACCCAAACCTCCTGAAGCATCCTCCCCACCGTGACCCAAACCTCCTGAAGCATCCTCCCCACCGTGACCCAACCCTCCTGAAGAATCCTCCCCACCGTGACCCAAACCTGCTGAAGCATCCTCCCCACCGTGACCCAAACATCCTGAAGCATCCTCCCCACCGTGACCCAAACATCCTGAAGCATCCTCCCCACCATGACCCAAACCTGCTGAAGCATCCTCCCCACCGTGACCCAAACCTCCTGAAGCATCCTCCCCACCGTGATCCAAACCTCCTGAAGCATCCTCCCCACCGTGACCCAAACCTCCT CGACCGACCCTCCTGTAATCTCCTCCCCACAGCGACCAAACCCTCCTGTAACCTACCCCCACCCACCTGTAGCCTCCTCCCCAGCGCGACCCAACCCTCCTGTAACCTCCGCCCCACAGTGACCCAACCCTCCTGTAACCTCCGCCCCACTGTGACCCAACTCTCCTGTGACTTCCGCCCCACTGTGACCCAACCCTCCTGTAACCTCCGCCCCACTGTGACCCAACCCTCCTGTAACCTCCGCCCCACAGCGACCCAACCCTCCTGTGACTTCCGCCCCACAGAGTTCCAACTCACTTCTAATCTCCTCACCACAGCGATCCAACCCACCTGTAACCTCCCCCCACAGGGAACCAACCTTCATTTAACCTCCCCACACCGACCAAACCCTCATGAAACCTCCACCACACACCGACCCAACCCTCATGTAACCTCCACCACACAGACATCCAGTCTTTCTGTAACCTCTCCACAGCAACCCAACCCTCCTGTTACCTTCTCCCCTAAGCTATCCAACCCTCCTGTTACCTTCTCCCCAAAGCTATCCAACCCTCCTGTTACCTTCTCCCCTAAGCTATCCAACCCTCCTGTTACCTTCTCCCCTAAGCTATCCAACCCTCCTGTTACCTTCTCCCCAAAGCTATCCAACCCTCCTGTTACCTCCTCCCCTAAGCTATTCAACCCTCCTGTTACCTTCTCCCCTAAGCTATCCAACTCTCCTGTTACCTTCTCCCCTAAGCTATCCAACCCTCCTGTTACCTTCTCCCCTAAGCTATCCAACCCTCCTGTTACCTCCTCCCCTAAGCTATCCAACTCTCCTGTTACCTTCTCCCCAAAGCTATCCAACCCTCCTGTTACCTTCTCCCCTAAGATATCCAACTCTCCTGTTACCTTCTCCCCTAAGCTATCCAACCCTCCTGTTACCTTCTCCCCAAAGCTATCCAACCCTCCTGTTACCTTCTCCCCTAAGCTATCCAACCCTCCTGTTACCTTCTCCCCTAAGCTATCCAACCctcct CTATCCAACCCTCCTGTTACCTTCTCCCCTAAGCTATCCAACCCTCCTGTTACCTTCTCGCCAAAGCTATCCAACCCTCCTGTTACCTTCTCCCCTAAGCTATCCAACCCTCCTGTTACCTTCTCCCCTAAGCTATCCAACCCTCCTGTTACCTTCTCCCCAAAGCTATCCAACCCTCCTGTTACCTTCTCCCCTAAGCTATCCAACCCTCCTGTTACCTTCTCCCCTAAGCTATCCAACTCTCCTGTTACCTTCTCCCCTAAGCTATCCAACCCTCTTGTTACCTTCTCCCCTAAGCTATCCAACCCTCCTGTTACCTTCTCCCCTAAGCTATCCAACCCTCTTGTTACCTTCTCCCCTAAGCTATCCAACCCTCCTGTTACCTTCTCCCCTAAGCTATCCAACCCTTCTGTTACCTTCTCCCCTAAGCTATCCAACCCTCCTGTTACCTTCTCCCCTAAGCT GGAGCTGGTGTGTATTGCCACGATGGAGTCTTTCTTTATGCTGCGCTACCTGGCTGAGAAAGTGTTAACAGCACAGGAGAACAAGGAAGGAGTCACCGAGGACGGGATAGAGGACTCCTTCGAG GAGGTGGTTAAGACTGGTCTGTGGGTGGGAGACTGTTTCatctacaccagctctgtcaacaAACTCAACTACTATGTAGGAGGAGAGATCGTCACCATCGCCCACCTGGACAGGTAA